In Sparus aurata unplaced genomic scaffold, fSpaAur1.1, whole genome shotgun sequence, one DNA window encodes the following:
- the LOC115577650 gene encoding Fc receptor-like protein 5, producing MEVASLCLIISTLSINPDRSQFFRYERISLSCAGPGNSTDWTLKRNTSYKTSQSCKGGFGYPRDSVCTLRRANPFDTGVYWCESEQGECSKPINITVTEGDVILESPALPVTEGDNVTLRCSYKEGTENNPTSDFSATFFKDGVFIGTEPAGKMILSSVSRHHEGFYKCEHPEKGQSEQSWLSVTGQPSNSSLHPPPMSLHKLVWTILLFNICTAILILAIYTYRRCTQGEIA from the exons ATGGAGGTCGCTTCACTCTGCCTCATAATCT CCACCCTGAGCATCAACCCTGACAGATCCCAGTTCTTTCGGTATGAACGGATCTCTCTAAGCTGTGCAGGGCCAGGAAACTCTACTGACTGGACACTGAAGAGAAACACTTCATATAAGACATCCCAGTCATGTAAGGGGGGCTTCGGATACCCACGTGACTCTGTCTGCACCCTCAGGAGAGCCAATCCATTTGACACCGGGGTGTACTGGTGTGAATCTGAGCAGGGCGAGTGCAGCAAACCCATCAACATCACAGTGACCG AGGGTGATGTGATCCTGGAGAGCCCTGCACTTCCTGTAACAGAGGGAGACAATGTGACACTTCGCTGTTCCTACAAGGAAGGAACAGAAAATAATCCTACTTCTGATTTCAGCGCTACATTCTTCAAAGACGGTGTATTCATCGGTACTGAGCCTGCAGGAAAGATGATCCTCTCTTCGGTGTCGAGGCATCATGAAGGCTTCTACAAGTGTGAACACCCTGAAAAAGGACAGTCGGAGCAGAGCTGGCTGTCTGTGACAG GTCAACCATCGAATtcctctcttcatcctcctcccaTGTCTCTGCACAAGCTGGTGTGGACCATCCTGCTCTTCAACATCTGCACTGCCATCCTCATCCTCGCCATATACACCTACAGAAGGTGCACTCAAG